TCGCCGAAAGGGGACATCCTGGTCGAGGAACGCCCGGATGCGCAGCGGCCCTTCCTCGGGCTGCAGCGAGCAGGTGGAAAAGACGAGGAGCCCACCTGGCCTCACCATCTCGGCCGCCGCATGCAGCAGGCGATCCTGCTCAGCCGACATGCGGGCGACGTCTTCGGCGGTCTTGAGGTGCGCCACATCGGGATGACGTCGGATCGTTCCCGTCGACGTACAAGGGGCGTCGAGCAGCACCGCGTCGGCCGGCGATTCCGGTCGCCATGTCTCCGCATTCGCGGCAACGAGATCGGCCCTCAGACCGAGTCGTGCGAGGTTATCCGCAACACGCTTCAGCCGCGTGGCGGAACGGTCGAGTGCGGTCACGTGGCCGCCGCCAAGGGCGAGTTGTGCTGTCTTGCCACCGGGGGCCGCGCAAATATCAAGGACGTGCTTGCCAGCCACCTCGCCGAGCAGCCGGGCGGGAAGTGCCGCCGCCGCATCCTGTACCCACCAGGCCCCTTCGGCGAACCCGGCGAGCGCACTTACCTCGCCGACGACCGGCCGTCGCAGGGTTCCCGTTGGCAAAACCACGGCGCCGAGCCGCTCGGCCCACGCCCCCGGCCTCTCTTTGACCGTCAGGTCGAGGGGCGGCTCGGTCAAATGCGCCGCGGCGATCGCCCGGCAAACCGACTCGCCGTAAGCGGCACGCCAGCTTTCCCAAAGCCAATCGGGCGTGTTGATCCGCACGGCGTCCTGGCCTGCGACGAGAGCCTCTCCTTCGCTCGCGAGGCGGCGCAGGACCGCATTCGCAAGCGACTTGAAGCCGCCGCGATCGACCGACTCGGCAAGCATCACCGTTTCGCTCACCGCGGCGTGCGCGGGAACGCCGAGGAAAAGCAGCTGTGCGACGCCAAGTCGGAGAAGATGATGCGTGGCCCTCGCCTTGGGCGGCAACGGGTGACGCAGGCAGTGCGCAACCAGCGCATCGATCTGGCCGAGCCGCCGCAGCACCGTGGCGACCATGACATGAACGAAGGCTCGGTCGCGCGCCTCGAGCGCGGCGAGTGCCGGGTGGCTCTCGAGCAATTCGTGGAACGGCGTGTGGCGATCGAGAACCTGGGCGAGGATGTCGAGTGCAGCCCCCCGTGCCGCCGGAGGCTGCTGCTGCATCGATGCCGATTTAGGCGCTCGCGGGCTCACGAAGGCTCGTCTCGTTGAAATGAGGACTGCAGAATAGCGCCACGGCCGGGATTGGGGCGGCCAGAATGGGCGGATAGGGCGGCCTCGACAAGCCCCAAGGTCTCGCCTATCCCCAAGTAAGCGTCTATCCCCAAGGCCCGCTGACGCCGGCCATCTCCCGCAGGCGCCGGATGCGGTTGGCGGTTGAAGGGTGACTTGCAAAGAGGCCGGCCATGCGCGCGCCCGAGAGCGGATTCATGATGAAGAGATGCGCCGTCGCAGGATGTGCCGCGGCAATCGGATTCGGGACGCGTTGCGCATAGGCGTCGATCTTTTCGAGTGCGGAGGCGAGCCACAGGGGATGGCCCGATATCTCCGCCCCACCGCGATCCGCCTCGTATTCGCGCGAGCGGCTGATCGCGAGCTGCACGAGCGTTGCCGCGATCGGCGCCAGGATCGCGACGAGTATTACGCCGATGAAGCCGAGCGGATTGTTGCGACTGTCGCGCCCGCCAAAGGCGCCGAAGAACAAAGCCAAGTTCGCGAGCATGCCGATCGCACCCGCAACGGTCGCGGTGATCGTCATGGTGAGCGTGTCGCGGTGCTTGATGTGCCCGAGCTCGTGTCCGAGCACACCGGCGAGCTCCTGCTGATCGACGGTGTTGAGAAGGCCCGTCGTTACGCACACGGCCGCATGCTCCGGGTTGCGGCCGGTTGCGAACGCATTCGGCTGTTCCTGGTCGACGACGTAGATGCGCGGCATCGGAATGCCGGCGCGGTCGGCGAGCTGCTCGACGATGCCGTAAAGCCCAGGTGCCGCCGCACGGTCGACTTCGCGCGCGCCATAGAGGTTGAGCACCAACTTGTCCGAATTCCAATAGGCGAACAAGTTGGTTGCCGCCGCCACCAGCAAGGCGACAATCATGCCGCCCTGGCCGCCGACGACATAGCCGACGACCATGAAAATAGCGGTGAGTGCCGCGAGCAGCAGACCGGTGCGAAAGATGTTCATGACAAGCCGCAAAATGGTTGAGCGCGTCAGAGGGTCAAATGGGGACGAACCGGGCCTTCGTTCAAGGCTTGGCAGGCGCCGCCTGGCGACCTAAGGTTACCCCCATGAGCGAGGCTCGCATCGGCAAATCCGGCCAAAACCCTGCGGCTGACGACACCAATACCTCGACCGCCCGGCCGGATGCCCCCGCCGAGGCCGACGCATCGACACGCCTCAATAAAAAGAAAATCGTACCGGAAACGGGCGGGCCGAGCGGCCCCGAGCCGACACGCTATGGGGATTGGGAGCGAAAGGGCCGTTGCATCGACTTCTGATGAAGAGGGATCGATGAGCTGGCATCCAGGGGAAGAGGCGGCGTGCAAGCAGGGTACGGGCGCGATCGAAACGACCGTCACGCCAAGGCCTAGGGACCTCGGCGGGTTCGAGGTGAGACGGGTCCTGCCGGCGATTGAGCGCCGGATGGTCGGCCCCTTCGTGTTCTGGGACCATATGGGTCCCGTGTCGTTTCCAGCGGGCAAGGGCATCGATGTCCGCCCGCATCCTCACATCGGTCTCGCGACCGTCACCTATCTTTTCGAGGGCGAGATCGTGCATCGCGACAGCCTCGGGACCGTGCAGACGATTCGGCCCGGCGAGGTGAACTGGATGACGGCGGGCCGTGGCATCGTCCATTCGGAGCGCACCGGCTCCGATCTGCGCGGAAAGGGTTCGCGCTTGGCCGGAATCCAATCCTGGGTGGGATTGCCGGAGGCCGAGGAGGAGACCGCACCCTCGTTCGTTCATTACGGTGCCGACGCATTGCCCATGTTCTCGGGCGAGGGCAAGAGCGTTCGCCTCATCGCCGGATCGCTTTACGGCCGGACCTCTCCTGTGCGGGTGTCTTCCGAGATGCTCTATGCCGATGTGTCGCTTGAAGGGGGTGCGGTATTTTCCGTTCCGACCGAGCATGAGGAACGCGCCGTCTATATTGTGCAGGGCGCAGTCGAAATCCTCGGCCGACATTATGCCGAGGGACAAATGCTCGTGCTGAGATCTGGCGCCGAAGTCACACTCTCCTCGCCTTCGCCGGCGCACGTCATGCTGCTCGGCGGCGCTTCGCTCGGGGCGCACCGCCATATATGGTGGAACT
This is a stretch of genomic DNA from Alphaproteobacteria bacterium. It encodes these proteins:
- the htpX gene encoding zinc metalloprotease HtpX; translated protein: MNIFRTGLLLAALTAIFMVVGYVVGGQGGMIVALLVAAATNLFAYWNSDKLVLNLYGAREVDRAAAPGLYGIVEQLADRAGIPMPRIYVVDQEQPNAFATGRNPEHAAVCVTTGLLNTVDQQELAGVLGHELGHIKHRDTLTMTITATVAGAIGMLANLALFFGAFGGRDSRNNPLGFIGVILVAILAPIAATLVQLAISRSREYEADRGGAEISGHPLWLASALEKIDAYAQRVPNPIAAAHPATAHLFIMNPLSGARMAGLFASHPSTANRIRRLREMAGVSGPWG
- a CDS encoding DUF1674 domain-containing protein, which encodes MSEARIGKSGQNPAADDTNTSTARPDAPAEADASTRLNKKKIVPETGGPSGPEPTRYGDWERKGRCIDF
- a CDS encoding transcription antitermination factor NusB yields the protein MSPRAPKSASMQQQPPAARGAALDILAQVLDRHTPFHELLESHPALAALEARDRAFVHVMVATVLRRLGQIDALVAHCLRHPLPPKARATHHLLRLGVAQLLFLGVPAHAAVSETVMLAESVDRGGFKSLANAVLRRLASEGEALVAGQDAVRINTPDWLWESWRAAYGESVCRAIAAAHLTEPPLDLTVKERPGAWAERLGAVVLPTGTLRRPVVGEVSALAGFAEGAWWVQDAAAALPARLLGEVAGKHVLDICAAPGGKTAQLALGGGHVTALDRSATRLKRVADNLARLGLRADLVAANAETWRPESPADAVLLDAPCTSTGTIRRHPDVAHLKTAEDVARMSAEQDRLLHAAAEMVRPGGLLVFSTCSLQPEEGPLRIRAFLDQDVPFRRRTLVPAEVGGIGALINDDGDLRTHPGHLAGEGGLDGFYACRLERL
- a CDS encoding pirin family protein; amino-acid sequence: MSWHPGEEAACKQGTGAIETTVTPRPRDLGGFEVRRVLPAIERRMVGPFVFWDHMGPVSFPAGKGIDVRPHPHIGLATVTYLFEGEIVHRDSLGTVQTIRPGEVNWMTAGRGIVHSERTGSDLRGKGSRLAGIQSWVGLPEAEEETAPSFVHYGADALPMFSGEGKSVRLIAGSLYGRTSPVRVSSEMLYADVSLEGGAVFSVPTEHEERAVYIVQGAVEILGRHYAEGQMLVLRSGAEVTLSSPSPAHVMLLGGASLGAHRHIWWNFVSSSRERIEQAKADWKAGRFAMVAGDPEFIPLPE